In the genome of Carnobacterium viridans, one region contains:
- the nrdE gene encoding class 1b ribonucleoside-diphosphate reductase subunit alpha has translation MKLDKPKLASKPKEITYFKLNNELNRPVDGKIPLNKDREAVRAYFLEHVNPNTVFFYTLDEKLNYLIEEDYIEEEFLLKYDRAFVRALFDDIYSRKFRFRSFMSAFKFYTQYALKTNDGERFLERYEDRIVFNALYLADGDTELASRLADEIVNQRYQPATPTFLNAGRKRRGELVSCFLIQATDDMNSIGRVVNSALQLSRIGGGVGVNLSNLRASGDPIKKIDNASSGVVPVMKLLEDSFSYSNQLGQRNGAGAVYLNVFHPDIVSFLSTKKENADEKIRVKTLSLGLVVPDKFYELAAHDEQMYLFSPYDVERIYGEPFAYIDITKEYDNMVNNEEIRKSKISARELENEISKLQQESGYPYIINVDTANRENPVYGTITMSNLCSEILQIQEPSMINNDQTYEHLGTDISCNLGSTNIVNLMKSSDFGTSIDTMVRALTMVTDQSSIDAVPSIENGNDKYHTIGLGAMGLHTYLALNQIHYGSPESVEFTDVYFKLLNYYTLVSSNKIAKERGTTFYNFEKSTYANGTYFDKYINENFVFSSEKVQHLFDGIQVPTIEDWAALKEAVMKDGLYHQNRLAVAPTGSISYVNETSSSLHPITRLIEERQEKKTGKTYYPAPFLSNDTMPYYKSAYDMDMRQVIDVYAAAQKHIDQGMSLTLFLRSEIPEGLYEWKNGRTTKQTTRDLNILRHYAWKKGVKSIYYVRTFTENSEEIGSNACESCTI, from the coding sequence ATGAAATTGGATAAACCTAAATTAGCATCAAAGCCAAAAGAAATTACGTATTTTAAGTTAAACAATGAACTGAATAGACCTGTAGATGGAAAAATCCCTTTGAATAAGGACCGTGAGGCTGTACGAGCTTATTTTTTAGAACACGTGAATCCAAATACAGTATTCTTTTACACTCTAGATGAAAAATTAAATTATTTAATTGAAGAAGACTATATAGAAGAAGAATTTTTATTAAAGTATGACAGAGCATTTGTGCGTGCATTGTTTGATGATATCTATAGCCGTAAATTTAGATTTCGTTCATTTATGTCCGCATTTAAATTTTATACTCAATATGCCCTTAAAACAAATGACGGAGAACGTTTCTTAGAACGCTACGAAGATCGAATCGTTTTCAATGCGTTATATTTAGCAGATGGAGACACAGAACTGGCGAGCAGGCTTGCGGATGAGATCGTAAACCAACGATACCAACCAGCTACACCAACCTTCCTAAATGCTGGACGCAAAAGACGTGGAGAATTGGTTTCTTGCTTCTTAATCCAAGCAACAGATGACATGAACAGTATTGGTCGTGTTGTGAATAGTGCATTGCAATTGTCTCGTATTGGAGGCGGAGTAGGAGTGAATTTATCTAATTTACGTGCTTCTGGTGATCCAATCAAAAAAATCGATAATGCTTCAAGTGGTGTTGTTCCAGTAATGAAATTACTAGAAGATAGTTTCAGTTATTCTAATCAACTTGGCCAACGTAATGGAGCAGGGGCTGTTTATTTAAATGTCTTCCATCCAGATATTGTTTCATTTCTTTCAACAAAAAAAGAGAATGCGGATGAAAAAATTCGTGTAAAAACTCTTTCTCTTGGACTAGTTGTACCGGATAAATTCTATGAATTAGCAGCACACGACGAACAGATGTATTTGTTTAGTCCATATGATGTTGAACGTATCTATGGAGAACCATTTGCTTATATCGATATTACTAAAGAATACGACAACATGGTGAACAATGAAGAAATACGCAAATCTAAAATTAGTGCCCGTGAATTAGAAAATGAAATTTCTAAACTGCAACAAGAATCTGGGTACCCTTATATTATTAACGTCGATACAGCAAATCGTGAAAACCCAGTTTATGGAACGATTACAATGAGTAACTTGTGTAGTGAGATTTTACAGATTCAAGAACCTTCAATGATCAATAACGATCAAACGTATGAGCATTTAGGAACAGATATCAGTTGTAATCTTGGTTCAACTAATATTGTAAACTTGATGAAGTCGTCTGATTTTGGAACTTCAATCGACACGATGGTTCGGGCTTTAACGATGGTTACCGATCAATCAAGTATTGATGCGGTACCGTCAATTGAAAATGGGAATGATAAGTACCATACGATTGGTCTTGGGGCAATGGGACTGCACACGTATTTAGCGTTGAATCAAATTCACTATGGTTCACCAGAATCCGTTGAATTTACGGATGTGTACTTTAAATTGTTAAATTACTATACGTTAGTATCCAGTAATAAAATAGCGAAAGAAAGAGGTACGACTTTTTATAATTTTGAAAAATCTACGTATGCGAATGGTACTTATTTTGATAAGTACATCAACGAAAACTTTGTTTTTTCAAGCGAAAAAGTTCAACACTTGTTCGATGGGATCCAAGTGCCTACTATAGAAGATTGGGCAGCTTTAAAAGAAGCGGTAATGAAAGATGGTTTATATCACCAAAACCGTTTAGCTGTAGCACCAACAGGTTCAATTAGTTACGTAAACGAAACATCATCTAGTTTACATCCAATCACACGTTTGATTGAAGAACGTCAAGAGAAAAAGACGGGGAAAACTTACTACCCAGCACCTTTCTTATCAAATGACACAATGCCTTATTATAAGTCCGCTTATGACATGGATATGCGTCAAGTGATTGATGTTTATGCAGCAGCCCAAAAACACATTGATCAAGGGATGAGCTTAACGCTCTTCTTACGTTCTGAAATTCCTGAAGGGTTGTATGAGTGGAAAAATGGACGCACAACCAAACAAACGACTCGTGATTTAAATATTTTACGTCATTATGCTTGGAAAAAAGGTGTGAAATCTATTTACTACGTTCGTACATTTACTGAAAATTCAGAAGAAATTGGTTCGAATGCTTGTGAGAGCTGCACCATTTAA
- a CDS encoding PH domain-containing protein encodes MGLIGGLLGNAGNISENEARKKSDGIILESEEIDLAFKLVRDLIIFTNKRLIIINKQGVTGKKTTYHSLPYKSISRFLVETTGHFDLDAELKIFISSAIEPAITLQFTNDKHITTIQQALAVAVL; translated from the coding sequence ATGGGATTAATTGGTGGCCTTTTAGGAAATGCTGGAAATATCAGTGAGAATGAAGCTAGAAAAAAATCAGATGGCATTATTTTAGAGTCTGAAGAAATTGATTTAGCTTTTAAGCTAGTCCGTGATTTGATCATATTTACAAACAAACGGCTAATCATTATTAATAAACAAGGAGTTACGGGTAAAAAAACAACTTATCATTCCTTACCTTATAAATCGATCAGTCGATTTTTAGTCGAAACAACCGGACACTTTGATTTAGATGCTGAATTAAAAATTTTTATTTCTAGCGCCATCGAACCAGCTATCACATTACAATTTACAAATGATAAACACATTACCACCATTCAACAAGCTTTGGCTGTCGCTGTCCTCTAG
- a CDS encoding MerR family transcriptional regulator, producing the protein MSEKELRRSRSVFPIGTVMKLTDLSARQIRYYEEQDLIHPLRNEGNRRMYSLNDIDVLLEIKDYLSDGINMAGIKRIYELQQNKEKAREQEITKVMTDDDVRKILHDEFLAVSGLGVKTAHSFLDQNRIG; encoded by the coding sequence ATGAGTGAGAAAGAACTACGGCGTTCACGATCGGTATTTCCGATTGGTACAGTTATGAAGCTGACTGATTTATCTGCCCGACAGATACGTTATTACGAAGAGCAAGATTTGATTCATCCATTACGTAATGAAGGAAATCGTCGAATGTATTCTTTGAATGACATTGATGTTCTTCTTGAAATTAAAGATTATTTATCTGATGGAATCAATATGGCAGGCATCAAGCGAATATATGAATTGCAACAAAACAAAGAAAAAGCCAGAGAGCAAGAAATAACTAAAGTGATGACAGATGATGATGTTCGTAAAATACTGCATGATGAGTTTTTAGCTGTAAGTGGTTTGGGTGTTAAGACAGCACATTCATTTCTAGATCAAAATCGAATAGGATAA
- the nrdH gene encoding glutaredoxin-like protein NrdH: protein MTQKTIIVYSKPNCMQCNFTKKYLEDKGVSYEVKDIFESEEALNEVKELGFSSVPVISVEGQDAFNGFRPDLLDQLV, encoded by the coding sequence ATGACTCAAAAAACGATTATTGTTTATTCTAAACCAAATTGTATGCAATGTAATTTCACTAAAAAATATTTAGAAGATAAAGGTGTATCTTACGAAGTAAAAGATATCTTTGAATCAGAAGAAGCGTTAAATGAAGTCAAAGAACTTGGGTTCAGCTCTGTTCCGGTTATTTCAGTTGAAGGACAGGATGCTTTTAATGGATTTCGCCCAGATCTCCTTGATCAATTAGTATGA
- the glnA gene encoding type I glutamate--ammonia ligase produces MKNFTRKEIETSAKEQNVRYLRLMFTDIDGTIKNVEVPISQLEKVMENKMMFDGSSIDGFVRIEESDMILRPDLSTWLIFPWEEVNGKVARLICDIYNPDGTPFSGDPRNNLKRVLKEMEEEGYTEFNLGPEPEFFLFKLDENGKPTTELNDNGGYFDFAPTDLGENCRRDIVLQLEELGFEIEASHHETAPGQHEIDWKYASAVEACDNIQTFKLIVKTVARKHGLHATFMPKPLFGVSGSGMHFNMSLFNKEGNALCDESDELGLSKTAYHFLAGILDHALGYTAICNPTVNSYKRLIPGYEAPVYIAWSARNRSPLVRIPSSRGISTRIELRSVDPSANPYLAVAVLLQSGLDGVKKESKVPQPIDRNIYRMSSEERYKKGIKDLPSTLHNAVKYLQEDKVVQNALGDHIYKSFVSAKHIEWAAYREQVSEWEKDKYLTLY; encoded by the coding sequence ATGAAGAATTTTACGCGCAAAGAAATAGAAACTAGTGCCAAGGAACAAAATGTTCGTTATTTAAGATTGATGTTTACAGATATTGACGGAACCATCAAGAATGTTGAGGTTCCCATTAGTCAATTGGAAAAAGTTATGGAAAATAAAATGATGTTTGATGGTTCTTCCATTGATGGATTCGTAAGAATTGAAGAAAGTGATATGATTTTACGCCCTGATCTATCTACATGGTTGATTTTCCCATGGGAAGAAGTAAATGGAAAAGTTGCTCGTTTGATTTGTGATATTTATAATCCAGATGGCACGCCTTTCTCGGGAGATCCTAGAAATAATCTAAAACGCGTTCTAAAAGAAATGGAAGAAGAAGGTTATACAGAATTTAATTTAGGACCTGAACCGGAATTTTTCTTGTTTAAATTAGATGAGAATGGAAAACCAACAACTGAGTTAAATGATAATGGTGGCTACTTCGATTTTGCGCCAACAGATTTAGGTGAAAATTGTCGTCGTGACATTGTCTTACAACTTGAAGAATTAGGGTTTGAAATTGAAGCTAGCCATCATGAAACGGCTCCAGGTCAACATGAGATCGATTGGAAATACGCGAGTGCAGTAGAAGCTTGTGACAATATCCAAACCTTTAAGTTGATTGTTAAAACTGTTGCTCGTAAACATGGGCTACATGCTACCTTTATGCCAAAACCTTTATTTGGAGTAAGTGGTTCTGGAATGCATTTTAATATGTCTTTGTTTAACAAAGAAGGAAATGCTTTATGTGATGAATCGGATGAACTTGGTTTAAGTAAAACAGCTTATCATTTCTTAGCAGGTATCTTGGATCATGCTTTAGGCTATACAGCGATTTGTAACCCTACTGTAAATTCTTATAAGCGATTGATTCCTGGATACGAAGCGCCTGTATACATTGCATGGAGTGCTCGCAATCGTTCACCTCTAGTGCGTATTCCAAGTTCAAGAGGGATCTCTACAAGAATAGAGTTACGAAGCGTAGATCCTAGTGCAAATCCTTATTTAGCAGTAGCAGTATTATTGCAATCGGGATTAGATGGTGTGAAGAAAGAAAGCAAAGTTCCTCAACCAATCGACCGTAATATTTACCGTATGTCTTCAGAAGAAAGATATAAAAAAGGCATCAAAGATCTTCCGTCTACGTTGCACAATGCTGTAAAATACTTGCAAGAAGATAAAGTCGTGCAAAATGCATTAGGAGATCACATTTATAAAAGTTTTGTCAGTGCCAAACATATAGAATGGGCTGCATACCGTGAACAAGTGTCTGAATGGGAAAAAGATAAGTACCTAACATTGTATTGA
- the nrdI gene encoding class Ib ribonucleoside-diphosphate reductase assembly flavoprotein NrdI encodes MKVVYISLTGQTRKFVKKLDMDSLELTPTNPYLALNEPFIIITPTYDKEATDLLNDFIETADNKDYFKGVAGGGNLNFGKLFAFTAKDLAHDYQVPLLHTFEFQGNEEDVAQLKKAVNEIG; translated from the coding sequence ATGAAAGTTGTTTACATTAGTTTGACAGGCCAAACAAGAAAGTTTGTTAAAAAATTAGATATGGATTCGCTGGAATTAACGCCAACGAATCCATATCTTGCTTTAAATGAACCATTTATTATTATCACTCCTACCTATGATAAAGAAGCAACAGACCTATTAAATGATTTTATTGAAACAGCTGATAATAAAGACTACTTTAAAGGAGTAGCAGGTGGTGGGAATTTGAATTTTGGTAAGCTTTTCGCTTTTACAGCCAAAGATCTAGCCCATGATTATCAAGTTCCGCTACTACATACCTTTGAATTTCAAGGTAACGAAGAAGACGTTGCACAACTAAAGAAAGCGGTGAATGAAATTGGATAA
- the glnA gene encoding type I glutamate--ammonia ligase — MAKFTRKEVEETSKKENVRFLRLMFTDILGVIKNVEVPISQLKKVLDNELMFDGSSIEGFVRIEESDMYLRPDLDTWLIFPWETTEGSGKIARLICDVYNPDGTPFAGDPRSNLKRTLKEMKELGFTDFNLGPEPEFFLFKLDEKDEPTLELNDAGGYFDLAPTDLGENCRRDIVLQLEDLGFEIEASHHEVAPGQHEIDWKYASAIEACDNIQTFKLIVKTVARKHGLHATFMPKPLYGVNGSGMHFNLSLFTKDGNAFYDKDGDMELSETARQFLAGILDHARAFTAIVNPTVNSYKRLVPGYEAPVYIAWSGRNRSPLIRVPQSRGMSTRVELRSVDPSANPYLAMAVLLKAGLDGIKKEMKAPEPVNRNIYAMSEKDRHENGIHDLPGTLQDALGYLANDSIIKDGLGGHIYENFMNAKKIEWSAFREQVTEWERDQYLKMY; from the coding sequence ATGGCTAAGTTCACGAGAAAAGAAGTAGAAGAAACATCAAAGAAAGAAAATGTCCGTTTCTTGAGACTGATGTTTACTGATATTTTAGGAGTTATTAAAAATGTTGAGGTACCCATTAGTCAATTAAAAAAAGTATTGGATAATGAATTGATGTTTGATGGCTCTTCAATTGAAGGATTTGTACGAATCGAAGAAAGCGATATGTACTTAAGACCCGATTTAGATACTTGGTTGATATTTCCATGGGAAACAACTGAAGGGTCTGGTAAAATCGCTCGATTGATCTGTGATGTCTACAATCCGGATGGTACTCCTTTTGCCGGAGACCCTCGTTCTAACTTAAAGCGTACACTAAAAGAAATGAAGGAATTAGGGTTCACAGATTTTAACTTAGGACCTGAACCTGAATTTTTCCTTTTTAAATTAGATGAAAAAGATGAACCGACTCTAGAGTTGAATGATGCTGGTGGCTATTTTGATTTAGCTCCAACAGATTTAGGTGAAAATTGTCGTCGCGATATCGTATTGCAATTAGAAGATTTAGGTTTTGAAATCGAAGCGAGTCATCATGAAGTTGCACCAGGACAACATGAAATCGATTGGAAATATGCTAGTGCAATAGAGGCGTGTGATAATATTCAAACGTTTAAATTGATTGTCAAAACAGTTGCGCGTAAACATGGATTACATGCTACTTTTATGCCTAAGCCACTATATGGTGTTAACGGATCAGGAATGCACTTTAATCTGTCACTATTCACTAAAGATGGAAATGCATTTTATGACAAAGATGGAGACATGGAACTAAGCGAGACAGCACGTCAATTCTTAGCTGGAATTTTAGATCATGCTAGAGCCTTTACAGCAATTGTGAATCCTACAGTGAATTCATATAAACGTCTTGTACCAGGCTATGAAGCACCAGTCTATATCGCTTGGAGCGGTCGCAATCGTTCGCCACTAATTCGTGTGCCACAATCAAGAGGGATGTCTACACGTGTGGAATTGCGCAGTGTTGATCCTAGTGCAAACCCATATCTAGCTATGGCTGTTCTATTAAAAGCAGGATTAGACGGCATCAAAAAGGAAATGAAAGCACCAGAACCTGTCAACCGTAATATCTATGCAATGAGTGAAAAAGATCGTCATGAAAATGGCATCCATGATCTTCCGGGAACATTGCAGGATGCATTAGGCTATTTGGCAAATGACAGCATTATAAAAGATGGATTAGGTGGACACATCTATGAAAACTTCATGAATGCGAAGAAAATTGAGTGGTCTGCATTCCGTGAGCAAGTCACTGAATGGGAAAGAGATCAGTACTTAAAAATGTATTAA